Within uncultured Roseibium sp., the genomic segment GCGCGCCGCCGGGGTGCCGGGCGACAGGATCCTGTTTTCCGGCGTCGGCAAGACCGAAGCCGAACAGGCCTATGCGCTCGATCAGGACATCCTCTGCTTCAACGTGGAATCCGAGCCGGAACTGGTCCAGCTGTCACGGGTGGCAAGCGAAAAGGGCAAGACCGCGCGGGTGTCCCTGCGCATCAACCCCGACGTGGACGCCATGACCCACGCCAAGATTTCCACCGGCAAGGCCGAGAACAAGTTCGGCATCCCCTGGCAGCGGGCCCGTGCAGTCTACCACGAAGCCGCGGAGCTGCCGGGCATCCAGGTGTCCGGTATCGACATGCATATCGGTTCGCAGATCACGAAGCTGCAGCCGTTCGACAATGCCTTTGCCCTTCTTGGCGAGCTGATCACCGATCTGCGCGCGGAAGGTCATGCCATCGATCACGTCGACCTGGGCGGCGGTCTCGGCATTCCCTACATGACCGACAACGAGCCGCCTCCCCACCCGGACGCCTATGCCGAAGTAGTCAAGAAGCACGTCAAGCGCCTCGATTGCCGGGTTATCTTCGAACCCGGGCGGCTGATTGCCGGCAATGCCGGCATTCTCGTCACCAGTGTCATCTATGTGAAGGACGGCGCGGACAAGACCTTCGTCATCGTCGATGCGGCGATGAACGACCTGATCCGCCCGACCCTTTACGACGCCTATCATGAGGTGCGTCCGGTTCAAGACCTGACCGCCCGGACCCGTCGAATCAAGGCGGATATCGTCGGACCGGTCTGCGAAACCGGGGACTACCTTGCCCATGACCGGGATATGCCGGAGATCCGGGCCGGAGAAATGCTGGCGATCTATTCCGCCGGCGCCTATGGCGCGGTTCAGGCGGGCACCTACAATTCGCGCCTGCTCGTTCCCGAAGTGATGGTAAATGAAGACCAATTCGCCGTTATCCGGCCACGGCAGAGCTACGACGAACTGATCGGCCTGGACCACCTGCCCGACTGGCTCAACAATTCGTGACCTCGGGTTTTCCACTTAGTTGTTTCGACAACTTGCCGGAGCCCCGCATTTGCCCCAGTCTACACCGTAATATGTCCCTGCGCGGAAACAGCGTATGGTCGGGGTTCGATGGGGGGACAAACCGGAGGCACCCTGTTGGAGCAAAGCGGCAAACCGGAATCGAGTACCCGTCCGGCCGATCAAGGCCTGAGCAGGGCTGAGGTGGATGCGAAGCTGAACAGGCTCGTCTTCCGCAGCCGGCTGGCGCTGCTTGTCGAAACCATCTGGCGCGCCTCCCTGCCTCCCCTTGTGGTTCTTGGCTTTTTCATCGGCCTGTCCTGGCTTGGTCTGTGGCTTTATCTGCCGTTCTGGGCACGACTGATCGGCATCGTCGGCTTTGCCGCCCTGTTCATCTGGTCCTGCCGCGATCTTCTCGCCGTGAAATGGCCCTCCCGCGAGGCGGCCCTGCACCGTATCGAGCGCGACAGCGGCCAGTCGCACCGGCCTCTGACCGCGATCGAGGACGACCTGTCCGCCGGCGAAAGCAATCCGGAAACTGCAGCCCTCTGGGCTCTGCACAAGAAACGCATGATGCGCGCCCTGGCCGCCATGCGCACCCGCTTGCCCGATCCGCGGGCCTATCGGCGTGACCCCTATGCCGTGCGCGTCGTGGCCCTGATCCTTGTGATCATCGGCTTTGCCTCGACCAGCGGCCAGCGTTGGGAACGGCTTGGCTCCGCCTTTCGCAGCCCGATCGATGCGGAGGAAATCGCAAGCCGGCTCGATGCCTGGGTCACCCCGCCGCTCTACACCAGCGAACCCCCGGTCTATCTGACCGGAGACAGCGCGGCGCTCAGGGATCCCGGCTCTGCCATCGGCATTCCGGAGGGCTCTGTCCTTGTGGTGCGCTCCCAGGGCGAAACCGGTCTATCCATGCGGTTCGTCAGCGATGGCTCCGGCGAAGCGCCCACGCCCATTGAACCGGAGGCGGAAAACGGCGACCCGGAATCGGGTCTGCCAGTTGAGCGGCGGTTGACGCTGGCGGAATCCGGCCGCGTCGACATGCTGAAAGACGACACCCTCGTGAAAAGCTGGGCCTTCCAGGTCAAGCCCGACGAGCCGCCGATGATCCGCCTCGACAACGATCCGGAAGAACAGTTAAGCGGCGCGCTGAAATTCTCCTATCTGGTCAAGGACGATTACGGCGTGGTTGCCGCCGAAGCCGCCATCAGCCCGGTTCCGGGCAAATCCGCAGGCACCAAGACACCGCG encodes:
- the lysA gene encoding diaminopimelate decarboxylase; amino-acid sequence: MHHFDYKNGALHAEDVPVEKIAAEVGTPFYCYSAATLTRHYNVFASAFGDIPSLVCYAMKANSNQAVLTTLARLGAGMDVVSEGELRRARAAGVPGDRILFSGVGKTEAEQAYALDQDILCFNVESEPELVQLSRVASEKGKTARVSLRINPDVDAMTHAKISTGKAENKFGIPWQRARAVYHEAAELPGIQVSGIDMHIGSQITKLQPFDNAFALLGELITDLRAEGHAIDHVDLGGGLGIPYMTDNEPPPHPDAYAEVVKKHVKRLDCRVIFEPGRLIAGNAGILVTSVIYVKDGADKTFVIVDAAMNDLIRPTLYDAYHEVRPVQDLTARTRRIKADIVGPVCETGDYLAHDRDMPEIRAGEMLAIYSAGAYGAVQAGTYNSRLLVPEVMVNEDQFAVIRPRQSYDELIGLDHLPDWLNNS